The Coffea arabica cultivar ET-39 chromosome 8e, Coffea Arabica ET-39 HiFi, whole genome shotgun sequence genome window below encodes:
- the LOC113704693 gene encoding uncharacterized protein codes for MPPAKKAEFLRSLREARAAKKKQSLFLSRVQKILPTAVEPSVCFSYSHDKPSDTHAQADVLSNALQNGECLVPVDSVITDNRQLPCISSAVPNFFDDHASSSSSSRKKTTSSDAISLNKEPSSFPRREFNQLAANCSRQARRKKRNDSLDPLPSLSEYSKKRGSVSAVRTENAGSSDDRASGIQLYFFDTDEELAKRIAASDKLRESTLRLLMRILSDNPYAKFFKNLRHVPNINNLSIVLNCYPTLDQRVYNLPSASQVAAIWTENQDETGHTGAHIQVYAHSNSNYKIKHYYGCYDPLQYPLLFPRGECGWHPGIKRAQKRKRKDDYCEEDIDIHPSSVNSASALMEREQRAADCAKNEENTVSAREYYCYRFQMRDSDDSMLLHSLRLLQQYAVDGYVKIETSRLDFHRNRQNNIRSEVLQGVLDSICIGQTSASKVGRRTILPASFIGGPRDMRRRYLDAMSLVQKYGKPDIFLTMTCNPAWKEIQDNLKYHEKPQDRPDLLARVFRAKFELLKSEILNKQIFGEVAAYVYVIEFQKCGFPHAHLLLILKPEYKLLNPESYDRIVCAEIPDRSKHPHLYSLVVKHMIHGPCGDLDRTCPCMKDGHCRYHYPKTFCAQTSHAEDSYPQYRRRDDGTKIKVRRHTLDNRWVVSYSPYLLATFDCHINVEICSTVKLVKYMYKYVFKGHDSVSFRIVSYRTPDDTDEIREFQQGRWISPPEAFWRIFEFRLSEISLAVYTLQIHLPDQQFVSFDKNSDLLQLLSKVDFSKTMLTEFFYMNKMHVVAQNLKCLYREFPQYFVWSPKYKKWTERKRRKVIGRMVTVSPADGERYYLRLLLNHVHGPTSFDHILTVANQKLNSFREAALALGLLQSDTYIEDTLQEAVTFQMPSSLRLLFATLLVHCSPVNPQLLWEKFQHELSVDYQRQCSFSVLTGSQIRTRVLQDINRSLEQMGKRITDYQLVSLGFDS; via the exons ATGCCGCCTGCCAAGAAAGCAGAATTTCTGCGCTCTCTACGAGAAGCTAGAGCTGCGAAGAAAAAACAGAGCCTTTTCCTGTCTCGTGTTCAAAAGATTCTGCCTACTGCTGTGGAACCTTCTGTTTGTTTCTCATATAGTCATGATAAACCTTCTGACACTCATGCTCAAGCTGATGTGCTTTCTAATGCACTACAAAATGGAGAATGCTTGGTTCCAGTCGATAGTGTTATTACAGATAATCGACAGCTGCCCTGCATTTCTTCTGCTGTACCTAATTTCTTCGATGATCATGCTTcgtcatcttcttcttctaggAAAAAAACAACTTCCAGTGATGCTATATCCCTTAATAAAG AACCCTCTTCTTTCCCAAGGAGAGAGTTTAATCAACTTGCAGCAAATTGTTCTCGCCAGGcaaggagaaaaaaaaggaacgaTTCCCTTGATCCATTGCCTAGCCTTTCTGAGTATAGCAAGAAGCGTGGTAGTGTTTCCGCCGTGAGAACAGAAAATGCAGGTTCA TCGGATGATAGAGCATCTGGGATTCAGCTCTACTTTTTTGACACTGATGAAGAATTAGCAAAGAGGATTGCTGCATCTGATAAGTTGCGAGAAAGCACTTTAAGACTCCTTATGCGCATTCTTAGCGACAATCCTTATGCtaaattcttcaaaaatttaAGGCATGTTCCAAACATTAACAACCTTAGCATTGTGCTTAATTGTTATCCCACCCTTGATCAACGGGTTTATAATCTGCCTTCTGCCTCCCAAGTTGCAGCGATATGGACTGAAAATCAAGATGAAACCGGTCATACGGGAGCTCATATTCAGGTTTATGCGCATTCAAATAGCAactacaaaattaaacattactATGGCTGCTATGATCCATTACAATACCCTCTTCTTTTTCCACGTGGCGAATGCGGATGGCACCCTGGGATTAAAAGAGcccaaaaaagaaagagaaaagatgaTTATTGTGAGGAAGACATCGATATTCATCCATCTTCAGTTAATTCTGCATCAGCCTTAATGGAACGGGAACAAAGAG CTGCTGATTGTGCAAAAAATGAGGAAAACACGGTGTCAGCTAGAGAATACTATTGTTACAGATTTCAGATGAGGGACAGTGATGATTCAATGTTGTTGCACTCGCTTAGATTATTGCAGCAGTATGCAGTAGATGGTTATGTTAAGATTGAGACGTCTAGGCTTGATTTTCATAGAAATCGCCAAAACAACATTCGTTCTGAGGTCCTCCAAGGAGTCCTGGACAGTATTTGTATAGGCCAGACCAGTGCTTCTAAAGTTGGCCGTCGAACGATATTACCAGCTTCTTTTATAGGTGGACCAAGGGACATGAGACGGCGATATCTTGATGCAATGTCTCTTGTGCAAAAATATGGAAAACCAGACATCTTTCTTACTATGACCTGCAACCCAGCATGGAAGGAAATTCAGGATAATTTAAAGTACCACGAAAAGCCTCAGGATAGACCGGATCTTCTGGCTAGAGTCTTTAGGGCCAAATTTGAATTGcttaaatcagaaattttgaaCAAGCAAATTTTTGGTGAAGTTGCAGCGTATGTCTATGTGATAGAGTTCCAAAAATGTGGCTTCCCCCATGCTCATCTACTATTAATTTTGAAGCCTGAATACAAACTCCTAAATCCGGAGTCATATGATAGAATAGTTTGTGCTGAAATACCTGATCGTTCTAAGCATCCTCATCTATATTCCCTTGTTGTAAAGCACATGATTCATGGTCCTTGTGGCGATCTGGATAGAACTTGTCCTTGTATGAAAGATGGTCATTGTAGATATCACTATCCTAAGACCTTTTGTGCCCAAACGAGTCATGCTGAAGATAGTTATCCGCAATATAGAAGAAGAGATGATGGTACAAAAATAAAGGTCCGAAGGCATACTCTTGATAACAGATGGGTTGTCTCTTATAGTCCCTATCTGTTAGCTACATTTGACTGTCACATTAATGTAGAAATTTGCTCGACTGTTAAATTGGTGAAGTACATGTATAAGTATGTTTTCAAAGGACATGATTCAGTCAGTTTTAGGATAGTTTCGTACCGTACTCCTGATGACACTGATGAGATAAGAGAATTTCAGCAAGGTAGATGGATTTCGCCCCCTGAGGCGTTTTGGCGTATCTTTGAATTTCGCTTGAGCGAAATCAGTCTAGCAGTCTATACTCTTCAGATCCACCTCCCGGACCAGCAGTTTGTTTCATTTGACAAAAATTCAGACCTGCTGCAATTATTGAGCAAAGTTGATTTTTCAAAAACCATGTTAACTGAATTTTTTTATATGAACAAAATGCATGTGGTTGCACAGAATCTTAAATGTCTTTACAGGGAATTCCCTCAATACTTTGTTTGGTCTCCTAAATATAAGAAATGGACTGAAAGAAAGCGTCGAAAAGTGATAGGTAGAATGGTCACTGTTAGTCCAGCGGATGGAGAAAGATACTACCTTAGACTACTTCTGAATCATGTTCATGGCCCGACTTCCTTTGATCATATTTTGACGGTTGCTAATCAAAAGCTGAATTCCTTTAGAGAAGCTGCTTTAGCATTAGGACTCTTGCAATCCGATACTTACATAGAGGATACGCTTCAAGAAGCTGTGACCTTTCAGATGCCGTCTTCCTTAAGATTACTATTTGCTACTCTGCTTGTCCATTGTTCTCCTGTAAATCCTCAGCTACTGTGGGAAAAATTCCAACATGAACTGTCTGTAGATTACCAACGACAATGCTCATTTTCTGTCCTTACTGGTTCACAGATCAGGACAAGGGTTCTACAGGACATTAATAGGTCATTGGAGCAAATGGGAAAGCGAATTACTGATTACCAATTAGTTTCACTTGGTTTTgattcttga
- the LOC113704692 gene encoding uncharacterized protein, with protein sequence MSVKLNCEQKHAYDMILAACFSGEGQAFFIDGPGGTGKTFLYRSLLATLRSQGYIAIAVATSGIAASILPGGRTAHSRFKIPLDFSKNKTCQLSKQSSVAKLLFECKLILWDEAPMAKRETIEAFDDLLRDIMDSDLSFGGKVVVFGGDFHQTLPVIERATKQVLIESSFPNSILWSKLHKLRLTQNMRAMLDPAFSQFLLRIGEGKELLDENGEITLPPDIVIPYYDKEQSLNRLLQSVFPDLHLYSKDPYTMINRCILAPKNSSVDELNELLINRFPGNLQVYISSDRTVEQRHQGDYEDFLNSQNPKGVPPHKLLLKENCPIMLLRNLNPNEGLCNGTRLICRELSLNIISAEIVFGSHAGKRVFIPKIPLQTSDNERNGIPFIRTQFPVRLCFALTINKSQGQTLDYVGLYLREPVFSHGQLYVALSRARTAVELKVLLVPGTFDERKTDCKTRNIVFNEIFDLTQQ encoded by the exons ATGTCTGTCAAGTTAAACTGTGAACAGAAACATGCTTATGACATGATTCTTGCAGCATGTTTTTCTGGTGAGGGCCAGGCTTTTTTTATTGATGGCCCAGGAGGCACTGGTAAAACATTCTTATACCGATCACTACTTGCTACATTAAGATCACAGGGTTACATTGCCATTGCTGTTGCCACTTCTGGCATTGCAGCATCGATTCTTCCTGGAGGGAGAACGGCGCACTCAAGATTTAAGATACCATTGGACTTTTCGAAGAATAAGACCTGTCAACTCAGCAAACAAAGCAGTGTTGCCAAATTGCTTTTTGAGTGTAAGCTTATCCTTTGGGATGAAGCGCCAATGGCTAAGCGAGAGACGATTGAAGCATTTGACGACTTGCTTAGAGACATAATGGATTCTGATTTGTCTTTTGGAGGGAAGGTTGTCGTTTTTGGTGGAGATTTTCACCAAACCTTGCCAGTTATTGAGCGAGCAACAAAACAGGTCCTCATAGAATCAAGCTTTCCTAATTCTATTCTCTGGTCTAAATTACATAAGCTGAGACTCACACAGAATATGAGAGCCATGTTAGATCCTGCTTTCTCTCAGTTCTTACTAAGAATAGGCGAGGGAAAAGAGCTTCTAGATGAAAATGGCGAAATCACTTTACCGCCTGATATAGTTATTCCTTATTATGATAAGGAACAATCTTTAAACAG GTTGCTTCAAagtgtttttccagatttgcaccTGTATTCTAAAGATCCTTATACCATGATAAATAGATGCATCCTTGCTCCAAAAAATAGCTCAGTTGATGAGCTCAACGAGCTATTAATAAATAGATTTCCTGGAAATCTTCAAGTTTATATAAGTTCAGATCGGACTGTTGAGCAGCGACACCAAGGAGACTATGAAGATTTTCTGAATTCACAGAACCCAAAAGGAGTTCCTCCTCATAAGTTGCTGCTAAAAGAAAACTGTCCTATTATGCTATTAAGGAATTTAAATCCTAATGAAGGATTGTGTAATGGCACAAGATTAATATGTAGAGAGCTAAGTTTGAATATTATTTCTGCAGAGATTGTGTTTGGCAGTCATGCAGGAAAAAGAGTCTTCATCCCAAAGATACCTCTTCAAACATCTGACAATGAAAGGAATGGAATTCCGTTCATAAGAACTCAATTTCCTGTCCGACTTTGTTTTGCGTTAACCATTAATAAGTCGCAAGGACAAACTCTGGATTATGTCGGTCTTTACTTGCGTGAACCCGTTTTCTCGCACGGACAGCTGTATGTCGCGCTCTCTAGAGCTAGAACTGCTGTTGAGCTTAAGGTTCTTCTCGTTCCTGGAACATTTGATGAGAGAAAGACTGACTGCAAAACTAGGAATATTGTCTTTAATGAGATTTTTGATTTAACTCAGCAATAA
- the LOC113702846 gene encoding replication protein A 70 kDa DNA-binding subunit D-like, producing the protein MEPAIIPLSAVHPYSSNWTVALQVIEVACIKNNLHLQQNFQTFLLADSQGVTVNMHVIGNMIHRLAGLLLPFKKYYISRAIVHHLHDGSAPTEYPFYWIATEATSIREIDQLDYPSLPSHFQLYPFTLLDAIADTEQLITVMAGVLHALPNKIIPIEGAPCVVRDYVIANEDMKPLILTLRGELEENYGPTIAAAEDPFPVIIAIRVKATTNHYLSLSTKSSSLILISPIAQQTMHLKTWHHAHAHALRRMIDESSYTNPRILLPPVNDNRITHIATLLQQKPKTAWIQGIVELDYIPQKLAYIACPLCYFPSKLASNLPVTCQHCHSNMDLVPRALIAISLIDATGSICATAIDIEAERLIQYSTAELYYLQQENVDLTQYLAHTLQGKLLMCYIMPSPSKFRLIRRAAYEIITSYSAHEVFNAENININNLNINA; encoded by the exons ATGGAACCTGCAATAATCCCTCTATCTGCTGTTCATCCGTATTCATCAAACTGGACGGTAGCTCTCCAAGTTATAGAAGTTGCttgtataaaaaataatttgcaCCTCCAGCAAAACTTTCAAACCTTTCTGCTTGCCGATTCACAG GGTGTAACAGTTAATATGCATGTTATCGGGAACATGATTCATCGACTTGCTGGATTATTGCTACCATTTAAAAAATACTATATTTCTAGAGCTATTGTTCACCACCTACATGATGGTTCTGCTCCTACCGAATATCCATTTTACTGGATTGCTACTGAAGCTACATCAATTCGTGAAATTGACCAACTCGATTATCCCTCTCTTCCTtcacattttcaattatatcCATTTACTCTGCTAGACGCCATTGCTGATACCGAACAGTTAATAA CTGTCATGGCAGGCGTGCTTCATGCTCTACCTAACAAAATTATCCCTATTGAAGGAGCCCCATGTGTAGTTCGAGACTATGTCATAGCTAATGAAGA CATGAAACCTTTGATACTAACTTTACGCGGTGAGCTTGAAGAAAATTATGGCCCTACTATTGCAGCAGCAGAAGACCCTTTTCCAGTTATCATTGCCATCAGAGTCAAAGCTACAACGAATCATT ATTTGAGTCTTTCAACTAAATCTTCCTCGCTGATTTTGATATCTCCGATCGCTCAACAAACGATGCATTTAAAAACGTG GCATCATGCCCATGCCCATGCGCTGAGACGAATGATTGATGAGAGCAGTTACACTAACCCACGCATTCTTCTTCCTCCTGTAAACGATAATCGAATCACTCATATTGCTACTCTTCTTCAGCAA AAACCAAAGACTGCCTGGATTCAAGGCATTGTGGAGCTAGATTACATACCTCAAAAGTTAGCTTATATAGCTTGTCCCCTTTGTTATTTTCCAAGCAAACTTGCAAGCAATTTGCCTGTTACATGTCAACATTGCCACTCTAACATGGATTTGGTTCCTAG AGCTCTCATTGCAATTTCACTCATTGATGCAACTGGATCTATATGTGCTACTGCTATAGATATTGAAGCAGAGAGACTAATTCAGTATTCAACCGCCGAGCTATACTATTTACAACAAGAG AATGTTGATCTTACTCAATACCTTGCGCATACTTTACAAGGGAAGCTGCTCATGTGCTACATTATGCCCTCTCCTTCCAAATTCAGACTCATCAGACGTGCAGCTTATGAAATAATCACATCCTACTCAGCCCATGAAGTTTTTAATGCTGAAAATATTAACATAAACAATCTTAACATCAATGCTTAA
- the LOC140012738 gene encoding uncharacterized protein, protein MANRTIDSFFKKRRLEPSGSGETPCPLRDSSPKHQTKKFCRAESLEFDISSIERDPGMRKSIWKYLEHQRDEVRRAYIKFGPYQHELPSESMVIDKKGRRFLFSWYKLFPDWLEFSPTKNATFCLPCSFFSKPTDRFGSMAFTTSGFRSWKKINDGKNCVFLNHIGKDPNSSHKVAMQCYHDLRNSLQHLDKIIEKQNSEQVAKNRLQLQVSIDAAKWCAFQAVAFRGHDESLDSNNRGNFIELINYVSSYNEKVATVVLDNAPQNASYTSPTIQKEILSIWSSKIQKYIRKEISDSKFSILVDDAQDRSKREQMAIVLRFVDKQDYIRERFFDIVHVHETNSLTLKKEICDVLSRHNHSVQNIRGQGYDGDRNMHGEWNGLQAIFIQECPYAYYIHCFAHRLQLTLVATSQEVIPMEQFLTYLSLLINLISSSCKRVDQLRVARATRIAELIAIDELETGRGQNQIEYEDICSVLIDVINYGNTSTQRSEIDRVYDFMTSFDFVLVMHMMRDILGFEQVLSQALQCKSQDILNALKLVSVTKDRLQSNRDNGWNELFTNVKTFCDARNIEMPDMNVIYKAGRGRIRKQNDPITMEHHYRIDVFLAMVDSQILEMKNRLKEDVIELLILSSALHPKDNFQAFNIEQICQLANKFYLADFTDQEKLHLRTQLELF, encoded by the exons ATGGCCAACAGGACAATtgattcttttttcaaaaaaagacGTCTAGAACCAAGTGGAAGTGGTGAAACTCCTTGTCCTCTTCGTGATTCTTCTCCTAAGcatcaaacaaagaaattttgTAGAGCTGAATCATTAGAGTTTGATATTTCATCCATAGAACGTGATCCTGGAATGCGAAAATCCATTTGGAAATATCTAGAGCATCAAAGGGATGAGGTACGGAGAGCATATATTAAGTTTGGGCCATACCAACATGAGCTTCCAAGTGAATCAATGGTTATTGACAAGAAGGGCCGacgttttcttttctcttggtaTAAATTGTTTCCAGATTGGTTGGAATTTTCTCCAACAAAGAATGCTACCTTTTGTCTTCCTTGCTCATTTTTTTCCAAGCCAACGGACCGTTTTGGATCAATGGCCTTCACAACTAGTGGATTTAGATCATGGAAGAAGATAAATGATGGAAAAAATTGTGTTTTTTTAAATCACATTGGAAAAGATCCTAACTCATCACACAAAGTGGCAATGCAATGCTATCATGATTTGAGAAACTCATTGCAACATCTTGATAAAATTATTGAGAAGCAAAATTCTGAGCAGGTTGCAAAAAATCGATTGCAACTTCAAGTTTCCATAGATGCTGCAAAATGGTGTGCATTTCAAGCGGTGGCTTTTAGGGGTCATGATGAAAGTTTAGATTCTAACAATCGAGGTAATTTTATTGAGTTGATCAATTATGTGTCTTCTTATAATGAAAAAGTGGCTACTGTGGTCCTTGATAATGCTCCTCAAAATGCATCTTATACTTCCCCTACGATCCAAAAGGAGATATTGTCCATTTGGTCGAGCAAGATACAAAAGTATATTCGAAAGGAGATTagtgattcaaaattttctatacTTGTTGATGATGCTCAAGATAGATCAAAAAGAGAGCAAATGGCTATTGTTCTTAGATTTGTGGACAAGCAAGACTATATTCGAGAGAGATTTTTTGACATTGTTCATGTGCACGAAACCAATTCCTTGACTTTGAAGAAGGAGATATGTGATGTCCTTTCTCGCCATAATCATAGTGTGCAAAACATTCGTGGCCAAGGATATGATGGAGATAGAAACATGCATGGAGAATGGAATGGACTACAAGCAATATTTATTCAGGAGTGCCCCTATGCATATTATATTCACTGTTTTGCTCATCGACTGCAATTAACATTGGTAGCAACATCTCAAGAGGTAATTCCTATGGAACAATTCCTTACATACTTATCTCTTCTTATAAATTTAATTTCATCTTCTTGCAAACGTGTGGACCAACTTAGAGTTGCTAGAGCTACTAGAATTGCTGAATTGATTGCTATTGATGAACTTGAGACTGGTAGGGGTCAGAATCAGATTG AATATGAAGACATTTGCTCTGTCCTAATTGATGTTATCAATTATGGAAATACATCAACTCAAAGAAGTGAAATTGACAGAGTTTACGATTTCATGACATCCTTTGATTTTGTTCTTGTTATGCATATGATGAGGGACATTTTAGGATTTGAACAAGTACTTTCTCAAGCTTTACAATGCAAATCTCAAGATATTTTGAATGCCCTTAAATTGGTTTCAGTAACAAAGGATCGACTTCAAAGTAACAGAGATAATGGATGGAATGAATTGTTCACCAATGTAAAGACATTTTGTGATGCACGAAATATAGAGATGCCTGATATGAATGTCATTTATAAAGCAGGTCGAGGAAGAATTCGAAAACAAAATGATCCAATTACCATGGAGCATCACTACAGGATTGATGTGTTTTTGGCAATGGTTGACTCTCAAATACTTGAAATGAAGAATAGGTTAAAGGAAGATGTAATAGAGTTGCTTATTCTTAGTTCAGCATTGCACCCCAAAGATAATTTTCAGGCTTTTAATATTGAACAAATTTGTCAACTTGCAAACAAGTTTTATTTAGCTGACTTCACAGATCAAGAGAAGTTACACTTAAGAACTCAATTAGAGCTTTTCTAG
- the LOC113703310 gene encoding uncharacterized protein isoform X2 codes for MKYNPTISLRTDQKATLICNVSPSQKTTWVRARFYFEHIFQKYWYMSCKNCYRATAADYQVEFTCNSCKEKQPALSRCRFDVDLVDSSGTIPASIFGELAEKLLTFSSLEAMQHFNENVELPLDLVHEELKAKIFLIHIKPVQAQLADARQRYTVIYYYEAHDDASSIEVTKEPKNHLPLLNDQPPTLQLIDPEENTSPPKIRKRLSEKFDEIENLNDDNSPDEASSSAKKSKLN; via the exons ATGAAGTATAATCCTACAATTTCTCTCAGAACTGATCAAAAAGCTACCTTGATTTGTAACGTTAGCCCATCACAGAAG ACGACTTGGGTGAGAGCACGTTTCTACTTTGAACACATATTCCAAAAATACTGGTATATGAGTTGCAAGAATTGCTATCGAGCCACAGCAGCAGATTATCAGGTTGAATTTACCTGCAACTCGTGCAAGGAGAAGCAACCAGCTCTATCAAG ATGTCGCTTTGATGTTGATTTGGTTGATAGCAGTGGAACCATACCAGCTTCCATATTTGGTGAACTAGCAGAAAAACTTCTAACGTTCAGCTCTCTTGAAGCAATGCAGCATTTTAATGAG AATGTTGAACTCCCTCTTGACCTTGTTCATGAAGAGCTCAAAGCAAAGATTTTCCTCATTCATATCAAACCTGTGCAAGCACAGCTAGCAGATGCTAGGCAACGTTATACAGTGATATATTACTATGAAGCTCATGATGATGCCAGTTCAATTGAGGTAACAAAGGAACCAAAAAATCATTTACCGTTGCTTAATGACCAGCCTCCAACGCTGCAATTGATTGATCCAG AAGAAAATACTTCTCCTCCAAAGATTCGCAAACGACTTTCTGAAAAGTTTGATGAAATAGAGAACTTGAACGACGACAACTCCCCTGATGAAGCCAGCAGCTCTGCCAAGAAATCAAAACTAAACTAA
- the LOC113703310 gene encoding replication protein A 70 kDa DNA-binding subunit B isoform X1, translating into MTNLLPIQDIVPFMKNWSCLITVQEKQQITDSKGMPTKKQKFIFYDAEGSKVEAIIFNADIPKMSPLLRVYKKYKITNAEVKPIPAKFQTAELTIQWVISTKTVIEEINDADNEIMPVKFNYTKFTDLVHHMDDKNKSVDVIGVVIAALDKKTLNRNSRESSVQKFVLLDEESHTVLLSLRDDFLANEGQQLLSNLHSYPVIIARRIKVNNYNGVALGTWFDSVILVDPPIQEARELKNWRSEILK; encoded by the exons ATGACTAATTTGCTGCCTATCCAAGACATTGTCCCTTTCATGAAGAATTGGAGTTGCCTCATCACTGTTCAGGAAAAGCAACAGATTACTGACTCGAAGGGAATGCcgacaaaaaaacaaaaatttatcTTTTATGATGCAGAG GGATCAAAAGTTGAAGCAATAATCTTCAATGCTGATATTCCTAAAATGAGTCCACTCTTACGTGTTTATAAAAAGTACAAGATCACAAATGCTGAAGTGAAGCCTATCCCAGCAAAATTCCAGACAGCTGAGCTCACTATCCAATGGGTGATCAGCACTAAAACTGTCATTGAAGAAATAAATGATGCTGATAATGAAATCATgcctgtgaaattcaactataCAAAGTTTACTGATTTAGTGCATCACATGGATGACAAGAATAAATCAGTTG ATGTGATAGGAGTTGTGATTGCTGCACTGGACAAGAAGACATTAAACAGAAACTCAAGAGAATCAAGTGTTCAAAAGTTTGTTCTTCTTGACGAAGA ATCACACACAGTATTGCTATCTTTAAGGGATGACTTTCTCGCTAATGAAGGACAACAATTACTGTCTAACCTTCACAGCTATCCTGTCATTATTGCACGGAGAATAAAAGTGAATAACTACAATG GAGTTGCATTAGGTACTTGGTTTGATTCTGTCATACTTGTTGATCCGCCTATACAGGAAGCAAGAGAGCTAAAGAACTG GCGCTCAGAAATTCTCAAATAA